The genomic window GGTGCTTGAGCTGCCGGTGTTCTCCCAGAAGTTCAGTTTGTATTTCTCATTATCCCAGGCGCGCCGCTTGAACTGCACGGCCAACCGGCCTGCACCCGTTACCGGCGCTTCAAAAATTTCCAATGCCAGGAAATTTTTATCGCCGCTCAATGCCGTTGTATCGCGGCTGAATGAAAACTGAACTCCAATCGAATAAATATCGTTGGAACCCATCCCGGTTCCATGGATGACTTTTTTCCAGGAGGTGGAGTCATCCAGCGTCACCATCCCCGGGCTGTTGGTATCGACCAGGAAGCCTGCGTCGCCGCTCCAGCTGCTATGGTTTCTAAGCTCCCCGGGAACATAACCGGTCGTGAATTCCTCTAACGCAACGTTGGTCACGGATCCGCCCTGACGGGTTCCCAGTTCGAAGTATTCGTTTGGATCGTATGACACAATGACCTGATCGGCATTGTTGGTGGTCTGCACCCAGGCCGACACCGACAGATCCGAATATGTTCCGGCATACGTAAGATTGATAGAGTCCAAAAAGGTTGTGCCATCGAACAGTGCGGCATGACGACCTTCTATGACAGAATCGGTCCAACCGGACACCGATCCGGCGAGGTCGTATCCATTATCGGATGCATCTTCGAGGTTTTCGTTAAACTGCCATTGCGCGGCAACATCGCCGGGAGCCCAGGCATCGAGCGGAATGGTTTCGCCGGCCGTGTGGCGCGGCATGTTTTTTTCAGCAATGGCATACAAAATGGTTTCGTTGGCGTCATTGGTTACAGCGGTAACCATGCGCATGCGGCGGCGGAACAATCCGTCCGCAACCGACGACCAGCTCGCACCGTTATCGGTGGAGCGCAGAAGCCCCTCGGAGGTGGATGCAAACCAGAGATGATTGGAGCGCGCGGGGCACGGGTCTTCCAGAATCATTGTCCGCCCGTTGTTGTCCGCACTGTCGTGTTCGTAGCCACCGGCGGGCGGCTGGTAAAGATGCTGCCAGGTTTCGCCGCGGTCGGTGCTGCGCCACAAGCCGGCGGGCGAGTTGACGGGATCGATGCTGTCCCAATATTCGTGAGCAATGCGCAGGTAGAAGGTGTCGGCATCATAGCGCGAAAATTCGACGCTCTGAGCGGAACACTCGGGCGCACCGATGTGCTGCATGCGCAGCGGCTTATAGTTGATGCCGTCTTCGGTGTAGACCGCGCCCCACTCGTTTTCAAGCACGGCGCGAAAATTCGGGTCCAGCGGAGACACCGAGATATCCATGGTGCTTTCCATGTGGCTCCAGCCCGCGCCGGGCGCAAATCCATGGTCCACATGCCCCTGCCCCGGAAACGTGTTGCGCTGCCAGTCGCTGGCCGATGCTCCACCCGAAGTGAGCACCAGCGCCAACCCCAGCTGCTGTATCCATCCTGTTTTCATGCTTTCACCTTACCAAAAACCCCGCGGGGAAACGGGGTTTTTCGTAAATTTATCCGTTTCAGGATTACATCATGAATCTGCGGCGGATAAACAAAACAGCACCGCCAAAACCTGCAATCAGTCCCAGCGTTGCGGGTTCGGGAATGGCCGTAACGGAAAACTGATCAACCACGCGGTTGGAAAAGTTCCCTTCCGAATCTTTGTTAGAAGAATTCATCAGTGCATACAGATCATCTGTAAAATAGGCCGACGACGTATCAAATTCTCCCACAACTCCGGTTCCCATCTCAACAGAGGCCCCGGTGAGCATGTTGCTGAGCACACCGGATACCATCCAGGACGAGGCGTCTGCACCGCGGTAGAGCGTCATGCCCAGCCAAAGATCGTCCGACGTTGTGTCAGCGGCATCGGCGAAGCCCCAAACCGTTTCGTCCGACCACCCGGCGTTGCCCGAGGTATTTACGGATCCCGTGTTTTCCCAGAATGAAAGCCGGTATTTCCCGCTGTTCGCGTTGGGCTGGCGCTCCAGCTGCATCGCCAGCCGGTTTCCGCCGGACGCCACTTCGGTCAGCTCGACGGCAATCACGTTTGCCTTGGTGGTAAGCTGGGCGGAGTCCCGGTTGAAGGAAAACTTCATCCCGACGGTATATTCCGTCATAGAGGAGGAAAGAGCCTCCTGGTAGATGGCCTTGTTATAGCCTGCGTCACCATCCAGATGAACTGCTCCGGCGGAACTGTCCACGCGAAAGCGGCCGGTGCCACTACCTGCGGTTTCATCCCAGCTTGAGCCGGTCGTTGGCGTTTGGGCATCCAGCCGGCTTGCCCAGCTGGAACCGTCACCGGAATAGCCTTCCGCCGCCGTGAAGTTTACGACGGATGCATGCGCCCCGCCGGCCAATAAAACCAAACAAGCAATACCGATCATCTTTTTCATGAGTATCTCCTTTTAAGAACGGAAGACCCGTCGGGTCTTCCGGTTTCCATATCGTTAAAGTTCGTTGATCCGCAGGCGGATGAACTCTTGGCTTCCACTCATTGGAATGGAATTGGTAACCATGTCGAATTCACTGTCGAGCGCACCGCTCGTTACCGTGATGCCGGTATTGGTCCAGCCTCCGAGAACCAGATTTCCCATATCGTTGACTTCCACGATGTATTCAATACCGCTTTCCGGATCCGCCAGCATCGCGTGTATGAACTCGAAGTCTCCACCGTTGATGGCTGTAAACTTGATGCCCGTGTCGTCCGGATCTTTCGGGTCACCGCCCAGGCCATACTCACCAAGGTTGTTCAGGCCGTCTTCATCGAAATCTTCATCCATGCCGCCGACGCCGTTGGCAGCGGCCCATTCCGCATAGGCCGACTCGAAGTTACGGATGGCTAAATAGAAGCTTTCCACCTGCCGGTTACTGGTGAGCGTTTGCGATTCCAACCAGCCACTATTGATGTTGCCATACAGAGCCGGCGCGGAATTCCATGACTCACTCACAATGATTTCTCCTGCAGGAACCGAAAGGCGATCCACTTCCACGCCGGTGGTCAGATTGCTCAGCACCACGAGCGCCGACCAGTTGTTGGTTTCTGTTCCGGGATAGACGATCAATGACATCTTGAGTTCGTCCGAAAGATCATCCCCCGGCCCGAATCCGAGATCAGCGCCCGTAAGGTTTGCACTGTTCGTGAACGAGAAACCGCCCGAGTTTTCATTAAACCCGAGCTGGAATATGGGCGCATTGGTTGTTGCGCGGTTCAAGACAACGCGCATGTTGTCATCACCGGTGGATATTCCGTCCTTCAGCGCAAAGATCATCATGCTGTTCTGGTTCGGCGTTGCATTGGTTGCGCAGTTAAAGCGGAAGGTTCCCCCCACTTCGAGCTGGCTGTTGGTTGTGGACAGCGGATAGGTGTAGGTGGCCTGCCGGAAGTTGTCGGAGGCACTGGACGACAAAACCAGATAGTTGGTCGTTCCATCCACCAGGTTTTCTCCGGCATGCCCGCCCCAGTAACCCAACTGGCCGACCACATCGCCCGGCACATAGCCCTGCTCTGCCGAGAATTCGACCAACATCGGTTGCTCCGCCACTGCCGGAGAAGTACCGGCAGTGGCGACAAAACGATCCACTACGCGGTTGGAGGTAAAAGACACGCTTTCATAGTTCAGGCATCCAAACATGGCGTAGAGGCTGCCATCGTTAAACAGGTCGGAAGACGTGGTAAATGAAACCGGGTGCGTTACGACCTCCGTCCCTTCGGTGAGGTTGCTGATGACGCCCACCCCTGTCCAGAGGAGCTCGCTTGAGCCTCGCGTCATTGTAAAGCCGAGCCACAGATCGTCCGAAACGCTTACCGTTTCATTAGTATCGAAGCCGAGATCGCCTTCCTGAAAGATGCCGGACTTCGGAAATGAGCTGCCGCCACCACTCTGGTCGACCATGGCCAACCGGTACGAATCATTATTAAAGCGTTGCAGCTGCATAGACGTGCGACCGGAATCATTAGCCGTCGTGGTGGTTTCCTTGAATTCGACACTGATGACATCTTGCTGGCTAATCGTATTGGTGGCCATCCGGGTGAAAGCGAATTCAATACCAACGCTATAGACCTCGTTGGAAGTCAGCGGGATCTGATTGATCGCCTTCTTGAACTGTTCACTACTGGACAGCAAAACGATGCCTGTATTGGTGGGGTTCACCTGGAAATCGGCACCGTGACCGCCCCAATCGGCATTGGCACCCAGATTGCCCGCAACATACCCCTCGGCCAAAGTAAAGTGGGTATCAATGGAAACCGGCGGGGGCGGAGGCACAGCACCGATATCAAACATAAACTGCTCAACCACCCGATTGGATGTTTGTGAATCGGATTCAAAATTCACGTTGCCAAGCACGGCATAGAGGTCATCGGTAAAAAAGGCCGAAGAGGTGTCGAACTCTCCCGTTTCATAGGACATCAGCTGAACCGTGTCGGTCAGGTTGCTCAGGATATAGGTCGCATTCCAATTCGTCTCGGTGGCACCGCGGACCAGCAGCATTTCCATCCAGAGATCATCCGATACGTTGTCGGAAGCATCATCGAATCCAAGAACGCTCTCATCAAACGTTCCCGAGTTTGGAAAATAATTAGCCGCACCGGAATTAATCACTCCCCCCAAACGAAATTTTTTACTGTCAGGATTGGTCGATGCATTATACTTCATGCGTTGCAGTTGCAAAGCGATCCGCTTGCCCCCCGTTCCCGCAATCTCTGTAAACTCGGCGGACGCAACACTGGGATTATTGAACGTGACGCTGTTCGTGCTGCGGTTGAATGAAAACTTCATCCCAACACGGTAAGACTCGTTCGATGCCAGACCGGTTTTGTAGAATGCCTTCTTAAAGTTTTGCGAGCCATCCAGTGCAACCGTACCTGACCCGGTCGGATCCACGGTGAAGGCGGTGTGCCCTCCCCAGTCTGAATTCGCTGTCAACTGTCCGGCAGAATAGCCTTCCACCTCTGTGAAATTAATCGTGGTGGCCATCGTCGTAACCGCGGCCAGCATCATGCCGGCTGATAACAATGCTACTCGTTCCTTCATTCCTCTACCTCCTGTTGGGATTGCTGTTGCTTCAAGATATGGTCGCATATAAACCATGAAAAAAACCAACCGTCAACCTTATTGTAATGTTTTTTAGTGTTATATGTTTATCATTTGCAACGCACTAGATCGCAGTCCTATGCTTAATATGCCTTTCTAATGCACATGCCAAAATCCAAGGAAAACAACAGTTAGACGATCTAAATAAAGTTTATAATTGTAAATCACACACCGGAATGCTTTAAATGTTCAGCATTTGAGGAAACATGGCCAAACCTAACACAAAAGAAGACATTGCCTACCAGTATGTTCGGGAACTGATTAATGGCGACGAGCTGCAACCCGGCGACCTGCTACCCACCGAAACCCAGATCAGCGAAACATTGGGCATTAACCGCATGACCATCGCCAAAGCCTTGGCTTCGCTCAAAAACGAAGGCTACGTGGAGCGTCGCGCCGGGCGTGGAACCACCCTCATCCGCAAACCGGCCTCCAGTTCATCCAAAATAGTTCTCGTCATTTCCCCGTGGCCTTCGTGGGACATCAAGGATGAGTGGTATTTCTCCCGAATGCTCTATGCCATGCAAACCACCGCCATCCGAAACGGCATGGCCACCATCAACCTCGCTGTACACGCCGAACAGATTGAAGACGACGACTTCGCTAAAATCCGCGACATCTATCACGCCGTAGAGTGCCAGGGAGCCATCGTGGTCGATCCCTACCTCGCCACCCACGGCAAACTGCAGGAATTCCTGGCGGGTCTGCATTGCCCGACCGTATGGGCCGGATCCTCGCAGAAAGATGCGCCTAACGCATACTGCGTCGATATTGACGATCATCAGGCTGCCTTTGATCTAACTGAAAAACTGATCAATTCCGGCGCTCAACAAATCGCCTACATCAGCTTTCAGTTCAATACCGAAGCCCGCCGCCGCCGGCTCGACGGCTATAAAGCCGCTCTGAAAAAAAACGATATCCCGTTCGATGAACGGCTGGTGATCTGCAACAGCATGCCGGTCTGCCTCAAAGATGCTGGCCGCGAATGCGCCGGCATCTACACCGCCCGCAACCTCGCCGCCGATGCGGTGGTACTCAGCGATTTGCTCATGCTCGACGGCATCATCAGCTTCTGCGACCAACTCCAGACCCCACCGCTACTCAAACTAAAGCAACTCCCCTGCGCCACGTTCGATTACGAGAAGGATCAAGGACACGCCAACATACAATTCTCTGCCACCCAACCCATCGAAGATATTGGTGCCAGCACGGTTCAGATGCTTATCGATATCTGCGAGGGGAAACCGAACATTCCAAAAATCCAAATCCTCAACCACGAAATCCACACCCTCAACTGATTACTGCGCCTAAACTATCACTAAATCTCAGCCGCCAAATCAGAAGAAGACAAGAAATACGAAATCCTAAACAACAAATATAGAGCCATTTAGAACAGCAGAATTCCAGCGTCTGAAAAAATGGAATTCGCACCCATCCCCCGCCACCACCCTTCACCTAAACCCTGGGCTCAAAAGGCTATTGTGTGTCATGGCTTCAGGGTTTCCTAGATTTGGTACAAATCGTGGTACAAAAAAATTCGTTATGAAGGTGCCGCATGCCATCCGAGCAAAGGATGTCTATCACTTCAGATATACGATCCCAGCAGACGGTTCTTCTCGGAAGAGCGTCTCAAAGGTTCCTTCTTGTCGATAGGTTCGGCAGATCGTAGATTTTCAGGTGGAGGTACCGTTCATCCCGGTAGCCGCAGGCCTGTCGCGTCAAGCAACCAAAGCTTGGTCGCTAATCACTTCCAACCCTGTTGTTGAACCCTTCCTGCCTGGCGCTGGTCAGGCAACCGGATTCTCGGTGGCCATTGTCGCCGTTTCCGTGCGTTCATCGACCCAGTTCTTGCGGTTGGGTACTCGGCGGTTGGAATCGAACAAGGCGTCCACGCCTCCGGTCTCCTTCGCTTCTTTGTAACGGCAGAAAGAATCCAGGCTGAATCCCATGATCCGGCATGCCTAAGATACATTGACGAGTTCTTCAGCCAGATTTAGCAATCCGAGTTTGGTGCTGATGATCTTATCGTTTAATGATTTATTTGTATTCCGAGGCTCATCCAGTGGTTGAAATTACTCCTGCCGGATTTCGAGCTGGATGAACATTGCGGAATCATCGGTTAAATAGCGGTTGGTGACGGGCTCGTAGCCATCGATGGCGGGGCCAACCTGGACTTGGTCTTGCGCATTGGTGGTGGAGGCGGAATCCACCAGACTCGTTGAATCGATCAGTAGATAGTCCAATCCCTGCGCGACATGATCCGTGCGCCGTGCGTGGACGTATTCAAGGTAGTTTGTTCCTTCGTCGACCGCGATTCCAATCGACTCCCTGGAACCGGCATCCGCGTTGGTCGGGTTCATGCCGAGGGCATATTCCGCCAGGTTGTCGTAGCCGTCGTTCTCTACATCTGCACCCGGCAATGCATTGGTGCCAGTCAAACCGTAGCGGGTAGTCCATGTGGAATAAGCATTGTTCACGCTGATTGACACCGTGGCCTTCAGGCTCTCGGCCAGGTCGTTGGCGGTTTTGAAGGTGAAGCCATCCTCGCCGGAAGCGCCGGGATTGGGGGTATAGACCAGGTTCGGCGCGGTGCCGGTGAGCACCCCGTTGGTAGGCTGGGAAGCGACCACAAAGGTAAAATTACTGCCTCGAGGCTCCGAACCCGTCAGGGTGATGGCGACCGAACTCCCTTCATCCACTTCAACCGCCTGCGCATCGGCGATCGGCATCCAGTCCCAGGTCATCCTGCACTCTTCCGTTTCTACGTTCAGCCAAACCTCCACATGCTCGTACGAGCGGGTGAAAACATAGCCGTCTTGAACGGGCGGCCCCAGGGGCTCGCCGAGGGGGTGGCGGAACTCTTCGATATAGGGTTTGGTGTTCCAGAGAAATTCCTCGGCCCCGAATTCCCCGGAATTCACAACCTGGAAACTAAAGTAGGAATAAGGCGCCAACGTAATCAAATGATAGGCCAGCGGAAGCTGGATCTCTTCCCGGATGACATCCACCACCTCATCCGCACGGCCTTCCGCAATCATTGCCTTGGCATCGTCCCCACTTAAGACAAAATGATTCAGGTTGGCATAATTGGGGTTCACAATCAGGCCCTTCACCCGTGCTTCGCGGAACAGCTGCAGGCTGGCACAAATTCCGTCGGCACGGTTCATCGCAACCAGGCTGTCGCCATTGCCGCTCTCCCAGCCTTCGGAATAGGCGCCGTTGAATAGGTGCAACAGTTCGCGATTACCGCCAAAGCGGCTGGTTCGCAAAATGTTCCCCGTCAGCATATCGCCCGCCGGCAGGCGTTCCCAAATACTGACATACGATTTAACCCGGTTTGATCCGGCTTCGATTTCACCGTCGTCATTCAGCAAGGCTTGCTCGCCGCCCGTCGCCTTATCGATGAAAATCGCGTCGATGTTGGGATCTTCGAGCCGGGCCACGCACCAGTCCGACCACCACTCCCGACACTGCGGATGGTTGTGGTTATAGCGATACCACCCCCGGATGGTATCGTAGACCCGGTTGCCGTCTTCATCGAGATGGTAGAGCGTCCACTCCTCTTCGTCGAAATAGGCGTTCGCCGCCGTCCGATCGTGATGCAGCCCGGCATTTTTATAGGTGGTCGTAAACACATCGGGATTATACTTTTTCAGCGTGGCGGACACGGCACTCATCCCGGCTTCAACATCGGCTTCGCCATAAAAATTTCGACCGCCCAAGGAGATCACCGGATAGGTGTTTGCCATCAGCTCGGCCACCTCTTCGGGAATCGTGTCGTTTCGGTGAACGCCTGCCGACATCGGCAGGGTATCCCACGACCAGTCCGGATAATGAATGTTCGTCACCGCCGCATACTCGCTTCGATGCTGCGGCCCCGTCGGCAGATGCGAATAATCGCCCGTTTCGGTATCCCAAATATCCGGTAGTTCCGAAACCATCAGCTTAAAGGCGACGCGATTCACTTGGACTTTCGAGTCGGCGCCGGATGTGACGAGCAGAGGATCTTCCGGAGAAAAGCCGATGCTGGTTGAATAGTTCGACGTCCAAGCATCCAGGTCGTCCCCTGCTCCAACCATCAGGACATGGTTGTTCCCTCCTCCGGGTTCAACCAGTTGCATTCCAACAAAGCCTTCCATGACGCCCCCCGGAGTGGATAGCGTCAGGTTTTCCACGCTGAACCGCAACGTCTGTCCGGCATCCAGATCACCGTCGGCGCCCACGCCCCAACCGCTGCCGTCGCCTGCGACCGCGTCGGCGCTTCCCAGCGCCGTCATCGAAGCGGTTCCGGTGGTGCTGTCGTAGGTATGGGTCGAACCGGAAAAGCCCTCCACCCGCAGATCAAACGAAACCGTGTCGTTGACGCCATCCCCGTCAAAATCGGATCCCGACCAACTGGCGGAGTAGACCTTCTCGTCCCCATCAACCGTCAAGGCATAACTCATGTCGGGTGATGAAATGTTTCGTATGCGCCGCCCCGTATTCACCTGGAGATCCAGCGGATCTGCCCCGCTTCCTCCCGTTGCCACAAACCAGAGGGCGCAGGAGCGCGCGGCAACATCATCGATCACCGTCAGGTTCAGGCTGTCTCCGTCCATGCTCACAACGCCTCCGCCCAGGCCGGTAATGGCAATATCCGCCGGATCAAAGGAACCGTTCACCGAACCGAACGTCACCAGTTCCAGCTCGTTCCCGCCGGTGTTGTAGCCCCGCAGGTCAATCTCCAGCTTTGCACCCTCCGCAATGGTCAACCGGTCCGCAACCTGAATGGTGCTGGCCGGTTTGAGATCAAAATCAAACCGAAGCGTCGCATTCGATGCCAGGGTAAAATCGTTCAGGGCAATTGCGTGTGCATCCCCCTCAACCTCGAACAACCCGTTGCCGACATAAACTTCGCCATCCACCGCCAGGCTCCCCGAGCGCAACCCAACGGAAGACCCAGGGGAATCCCCAACCCGCAAATCGCCGGACACCTCCACATCGGCGCCCCCCACCAACTGCAACTGTCCGCCATCCAGCACGATGCCCTCGCAGCGCAGCTTGCCATCGGCAACCTCCAGCGAGGCGCCATCGTCGATCCGGATGGCACAGGAGTTGGTGGTTTCCACCACGGTGGCGACCACCGGCGCGTCGTTGCTTCCGCTCAAGATCACCCAATCACCAGGATCGGTTCCCGGCACAGCGCCCGTCAACCAGTTCCCCGGCATGTTCCAGTTGCCGTCCACCGTGCCGTCCCACTCCACGACCCTACGCTCGGCCTCAACCCTGACCGTCAGGCCGA from Pontiella desulfatans includes these protein-coding regions:
- a CDS encoding putative glycoside hydrolase — protein: MKRSLYALRFCLLVAGATWADIHTTLDFADLNAALSNNTLMVNGSTSNLLVTGGGSGNDYIYSVAYAGADFDADGTNDTLVFDLLVEGFSGTVATNAGLGASSAAIGSADAGVFVAGQKWHVVDDRMNAGETLRFTVLNPTSSVGSVAFEGFGSVAAHEGASYGHEAVIGEGTGLDGYTFNDNLTMAVSPAESPLFVSSATANATKAQWGVGHVDFGLTVRVEAERRVVEWDGTVDGNWNMPGNWLTGAVPGTDPGDWVILSGSNDAPVVATVVETTNSCAIRIDDGASLEVADGKLRCEGIVLDGGQLQLVGGADVEVSGDLRVGDSPGSSVGLRSGSLAVDGEVYVGNGLFEVEGDAHAIALNDFTLASNATLRFDFDLKPASTIQVADRLTIAEGAKLEIDLRGYNTGGNELELVTFGSVNGSFDPADIAITGLGGGVVSMDGDSLNLTVIDDVAARSCALWFVATGGSGADPLDLQVNTGRRIRNISSPDMSYALTVDGDEKVYSASWSGSDFDGDGVNDTVSFDLRVEGFSGSTHTYDSTTGTASMTALGSADAVAGDGSGWGVGADGDLDAGQTLRFSVENLTLSTPGGVMEGFVGMQLVEPGGGNNHVLMVGAGDDLDAWTSNYSTSIGFSPEDPLLVTSGADSKVQVNRVAFKLMVSELPDIWDTETGDYSHLPTGPQHRSEYAAVTNIHYPDWSWDTLPMSAGVHRNDTIPEEVAELMANTYPVISLGGRNFYGEADVEAGMSAVSATLKKYNPDVFTTTYKNAGLHHDRTAANAYFDEEEWTLYHLDEDGNRVYDTIRGWYRYNHNHPQCREWWSDWCVARLEDPNIDAIFIDKATGGEQALLNDDGEIEAGSNRVKSYVSIWERLPAGDMLTGNILRTSRFGGNRELLHLFNGAYSEGWESGNGDSLVAMNRADGICASLQLFREARVKGLIVNPNYANLNHFVLSGDDAKAMIAEGRADEVVDVIREEIQLPLAYHLITLAPYSYFSFQVVNSGEFGAEEFLWNTKPYIEEFRHPLGEPLGPPVQDGYVFTRSYEHVEVWLNVETEECRMTWDWMPIADAQAVEVDEGSSVAITLTGSEPRGSNFTFVVASQPTNGVLTGTAPNLVYTPNPGASGEDGFTFKTANDLAESLKATVSISVNNAYSTWTTRYGLTGTNALPGADVENDGYDNLAEYALGMNPTNADAGSRESIGIAVDEGTNYLEYVHARRTDHVAQGLDYLLIDSTSLVDSASTTNAQDQVQVGPAIDGYEPVTNRYLTDDSAMFIQLEIRQE
- a CDS encoding GntR family transcriptional regulator, whose product is MAKPNTKEDIAYQYVRELINGDELQPGDLLPTETQISETLGINRMTIAKALASLKNEGYVERRAGRGTTLIRKPASSSSKIVLVISPWPSWDIKDEWYFSRMLYAMQTTAIRNGMATINLAVHAEQIEDDDFAKIRDIYHAVECQGAIVVDPYLATHGKLQEFLAGLHCPTVWAGSSQKDAPNAYCVDIDDHQAAFDLTEKLINSGAQQIAYISFQFNTEARRRRLDGYKAALKKNDIPFDERLVICNSMPVCLKDAGRECAGIYTARNLAADAVVLSDLLMLDGIISFCDQLQTPPLLKLKQLPCATFDYEKDQGHANIQFSATQPIEDIGASTVQMLIDICEGKPNIPKIQILNHEIHTLN
- a CDS encoding PEP-CTERM sorting domain-containing protein, with the translated sequence MKKMIGIACLVLLAGGAHASVVNFTAAEGYSGDGSSWASRLDAQTPTTGSSWDETAGSGTGRFRVDSSAGAVHLDGDAGYNKAIYQEALSSSMTEYTVGMKFSFNRDSAQLTTKANVIAVELTEVASGGNRLAMQLERQPNANSGKYRLSFWENTGSVNTSGNAGWSDETVWGFADAADTTSDDLWLGMTLYRGADASSWMVSGVLSNMLTGASVEMGTGVVGEFDTSSAYFTDDLYALMNSSNKDSEGNFSNRVVDQFSVTAIPEPATLGLIAGFGGAVLFIRRRFMM